In one Lycium barbarum isolate Lr01 chromosome 7, ASM1917538v2, whole genome shotgun sequence genomic region, the following are encoded:
- the LOC132602543 gene encoding uncharacterized protein LOC132602543 isoform X2, with product MTSWTPRNPGRRYWSCPYYGGARSCDFYRWKDDEIDPRSKFVIPKLVRRIGELEVSFEASAKVDNKPTMSTKSIESKIDMQSIEIEMDNFGEQIKKMKEKEKKWKSKLAKSTKRETILWIALLCIGILVLSFVFQSMYLRGYNMKLP from the exons ATGACCTCTTGGACCCCAAGGAATCCGGGTAGAAGATATTGGAGTTGTCCATACTATGGT GGTGCTAGATCATGTGATTTTTATCGTTGGAAGGATGATGAGATTGATCCAAGATCCAAATTTGTGATTCCTAAACTAGTGAGAAGAATTGGTGAACTTGAAGTATCATTTGAAGCTTCCGCAAAAGTTGATAACAAGCCTACTATGTCTACAAAATCTATAGAAAGCAAAATTGATATGCAAAGCATAGAGATTGAAATGGATAATTTTGGAGAACAAATTAAGAAGATgaaagaaaaggagaagaagTGGAAGAGCAAGCTGGCCAAATCCACCAAAAGGGAGACAATACTTTGGATTGCCTTGTTGTGTATTGgcattttagttttaagttttgtATTTCAAAGCATGTACTTAAGAGGTTATAATATGAAGTTGCCCTAA
- the LOC132602543 gene encoding uncharacterized protein LOC132602543 isoform X1, with amino-acid sequence MARFGLSKICKEEDDHELSEVRCKHRFLLPLMTSWTPRNPGRRYWSCPYYGGARSCDFYRWKDDEIDPRSKFVIPKLVRRIGELEVSFEASAKVDNKPTMSTKSIESKIDMQSIEIEMDNFGEQIKKMKEKEKKWKSKLAKSTKRETILWIALLCIGILVLSFVFQSMYLRGYNMKLP; translated from the exons ATGGCTAGATTTGGCTTGTCTAAGATTTGTAAGGAGGAAGATGATCATGAGCTTTCTGAAGTGCGATGCAAGCATAGGTTTTTATTGCCTTTGATGACCTCTTGGACCCCAAGGAATCCGGGTAGAAGATATTGGAGTTGTCCATACTATGGT GGTGCTAGATCATGTGATTTTTATCGTTGGAAGGATGATGAGATTGATCCAAGATCCAAATTTGTGATTCCTAAACTAGTGAGAAGAATTGGTGAACTTGAAGTATCATTTGAAGCTTCCGCAAAAGTTGATAACAAGCCTACTATGTCTACAAAATCTATAGAAAGCAAAATTGATATGCAAAGCATAGAGATTGAAATGGATAATTTTGGAGAACAAATTAAGAAGATgaaagaaaaggagaagaagTGGAAGAGCAAGCTGGCCAAATCCACCAAAAGGGAGACAATACTTTGGATTGCCTTGTTGTGTATTGgcattttagttttaagttttgtATTTCAAAGCATGTACTTAAGAGGTTATAATATGAAGTTGCCCTAA
- the LOC132604081 gene encoding mannose-P-dolichol utilization defect 1 protein homolog 2, whose protein sequence is MVELKFLGMDFGCALGSLSNGEFPEKDCLLPLISKLLGYAIVAASTTVKLPQILKIVQHKSVRGLSVVAFELELIGYTIALAYCLHKGLPFSAFGEYAFLLIQAIILVATIYYFSQPLGMKTWMKGLLYCAVAPTILAGQLDPVLFEALYASQHAIFLFARIPQIWKNFKGKSTGELSFLTFFMNFAGSMVRVFTSLQEKAPMSVALGSALGVLMNGTILSQIIIYQKPTPQKAKKKD, encoded by the exons ATGGTGGAATTAAAGTTTCTTGGAATGGATTTTGGTTGTGCACTTGGATCCCTTAGTAATGGTGAATTTCCAGAAAAAGATTGTTTGCTTCCTTTAATTTCCAAGCTTTTGGGTTATGCAATTGTTGCTGCATCCACAACTGTTAAGCTTCCTCAG ATACTTAAAATTGTGCAACACAAAAGTGTTAGAGGTCTTAGTGTTGTGGCGTTCGAGCTCGAACTAATTGGTTATACCATTGCTTTGGCATATTGTCTTCACAAAGGGCTTCCATTTTCAGCTTTTGGCGAGTATGCTTTTCTTTTGATCCAAG CTATAATTTTGGTTGCCACTATCTACTATTTTTCTCAACCTTTGGGAATGAAGACATGGATGAAAGGATTACT ATATTGTGCTGTAGCACCGACTATTTTGGCAGGTCAACTTGATCCCGTTCTTTTCGAGGCTCTCTAT gCTTCCCAACATGCAATCTTTCTTTTTGCAAGAATTCCGCAGATATGGAAGAACTTTAAG GGCAAAAGTACTGGTGAACTGAGCTTTTTGACATTTTTTATGAACTTCGCCGGTTCCATGG TTAGAGTTTTTACCAGCCTCCAGGAAAAAGCTCCCATGAGTG TTGCCTTGGGATCTGCACTCGGTGTACTGATGAATGGTACCATCTTGAGTCAGATTATCATATATCAAAAGCCAACACCCCAGAAAGCGAAGAAGAAAGATTAG